Sequence from the Mixophyes fleayi isolate aMixFle1 chromosome 4, aMixFle1.hap1, whole genome shotgun sequence genome:
TCATAAACACATCGTGTTTGTACAGCTAAATGTGTACACCATGCTCCCTGTCACTCTTCTATAGCAAGCTGCCATGTTAACAGGGCAGACACAGTGTGACTGTCTGTTAGGCAGACTTGCTTTTTAGAGATGCATCGTGTGAATTAGTTGATGTTCgtgggcagggccagtgatgtcacagcagctcgaATGACTGCAGCCTGCTTTACTACTTAGCACTGAAGAGGAATATCCGCTTaatactgaacaatgtatttgacTTTCATGGTCTACATTTGAACATTTTAATGTTTGGTTGTTGCCTGTTTCTGTGAAAATGCCTGTCCTCCTGTCTCCAGACTGTCCTCTCCATATCATGTAACACGTTCTTTATGCGTTCTGTCAGCACCTCCGGCAACGGAATGTTAATGAACATGATGAGCGATGAGAACCATCGGGATATTTATATCAGCACGGTGTCTGCACCCCCAacctctccctgtacagactgcAGGGAGTCCCCCACGGGTATGTACCGTCTCTCCCGGAGTGACCAGAATATATTGCATCCGTTGGCATGTCGCCAGagtaagaagaaaacaaataccgtatatactcaagtataagtcgacccgagtataagccgaggcacctaattttaccacaaaaaactgggaaaacgtattgactggagtataagcctagggtgggaaatgcagcagctactggtaaatttcaaaaataaaaatagataccaataaaattacattaattaaaaaataaaatgtattggctaattaatatattgtatcaGTGCATAGATGGATCATAGGCTGAATAGGAATAACACATGTATTTTAATCGAAcataaaaaaactaattaaataacataaaaaccgtaattaaaaataatgatatgaAACCATAGCTCAGTCCGCTGGTGCACAATAAACAGTATTAGTGTTGATGGTGGTGTTAATGTCCAGAAATCTAACAATAATGTCCAGTAttctaaagaataataaaaatagatgtcCGTATAGGTAATGGCAATAACGGGATCCAGTGAGCTGTTCAATATTGGACTATCAAAGGAGGCACAATACTGGCGATTGATCCTTAATATACAGAAAGAAGCGGGCAGTGGATGAGCGGTGACGTTCCACTAGTCCCAGACATTGCACAGCGGCTGTAATCTGTATGGTCTCAGTCAgaatggcgtgcgttccacagtggaacgcatgtgacaATATCTGGAAGTGGGCGTCTAATCAGATGTTATTGGTTGGGTCTTTtcattgtggtcctggagcatcactcgagtataagccgagggggggagggccttttccagcacaaaaaaatgtgctgaaaaactctgcttatactcgagtatatacggtagttcaTTAAGAATCTGGCAACCTCGAAGGCACAACATTACTAAACGGGTGGTCTGACAGTGAGCCCTCTTTGCCTGAAGCCTGTTCTTTCTTCTGCTCTCACGTTTGCAGATAGGCCGGCATTTATAAAACTAGAGATTTCGTTCCTGGCTCTGCTGCACGGGTCGATTGGATGTTTGCTGGGGCATTATCACTGATGTATATAAAGTATCCAATGGACCGTACTTGTAAAACCACCACTTTATAACCATACGTATGCAACATACTTGTGTACCCTCTTGCTTTCTGCTTAGTTAGGTTTATTACAGAGCATTTTTGGTGGAGGAGAGCAGCCTATCTATTCACCCAGAAATAGTGAtgatcactgaggcatgaggctctTTGTGCCCCGTTTTCCAATGTTGTCACAGATGCCTGGTGAATGGGATAAGCTGGGCTGGATGAACATACGTTTGTGTGGGGGATGGTGTTTGGCAGGTACGCTTTACAAGTGGGCAACCTCTTTCAATAGACCTTACACCACCAAAGTACGGTCGTTGGGAAGGGATTTGGTAAAGCTATTTAGCGTTAGTCAACATAAGTGTGTGTGTAGAGGACACTGTAACCTTTGTAATACAATATTGTCATAGTGTGACTCTCTGTCCCTAGGCCCATGTCTGCTGCACAGCTTCATGCTCCATACCAAGTATCAGGTGGTCTATCCTTTCCCTACCTTCCAGCCGGCGTTCCAGCTGAAGAAGGACCATGTGGTCTTACTGAATACCAGCTTCTCCCTGGTGGCCTGTGCCATATCTGTGCACCCAGCAGGTAAGCGACTTGTTCTGGTTTCGGTGAGAGATAATGAACCCTCCAACCCACGGTGACCCATCGTTGCCGCCCTCTGTCTCTTGTTAACGTTTAGTGTGGGCCTCGTGTCCCTACTCCAAATGCTCGTTCAGGGAGCAGATTTCATGTCCTCTTGTCAATCTTTTTAGGTGACGTTAATCCCAGCCGCATTCTGTATAGCAAACAGAATCAACATGATGTTCACACCGACTGCTCCTCATTCAGCCCTTGTGCCTCTTCCTCAAGCAGCCACTCCCCACCTCCCTCTGATCATTGTCCCTCCACTCCGCCCGGCACACCCCCAGCAGTGACTCGTGCACGAGAGTTTGTGGCTGGTATATTCCGACGGGCTCGAGAAGCGTCCGGGATGGAGCCCCAAGACAAGGGGGAGAGAGCTGGGCCGAGCCGGCAGAGTCCTCCGCAAGCCTCTGACCCAGACTCTCCCACATGGCACCGACCCACCACTGAAGGGTCTGCGAGGCCCAACAGTCGCACTGAGGAGCCCAGCTATGTTAACTACACCAGACTTCGATATGTCCTGGAGGAGGTGACCGAGACTGACCAAGAGAGTGGTGAGAGCGTTGGGGTGTGGACCACGAGAAGAGGGTGATTAAAAGGAAAAATTGGGGGCTGGCAAAGATAAAAGCTGCAGATTTGATTGGTTTTGGGAGGATAAATAACTTTAGAATATGCTTCATTATTAAAACTGATATCTAGTGGGGTTGGGCACGTTTTAATCCTCTTAGTCTCAGCAGAATATGAAGATGACAAGATCTCGCTACCTTTCCTGGTCACCGATCTGAAGGGACAGCTACTGAAACCTTTGAATGAGAAGGCCTCTTTCCAGGTGCAGACCACTCAACCTTTTCCACTGTCCTCTTTATCTCCTTCTGCCTCTGCTACCTGCAACCCGTTCTTATCTTCACCTCTCTGGATCCCTCACAGGGCCAACACCTCAGTGTGGAGCAGCTGACTCTGGACTTTGAGTATGTGATAAATGAAGTCATTCGACACGATGCCTCCTGGTATCAGCAATTCTGCTCTTTTAGTGACTACGATATTGTCATACTGGAGGTGAGCGGTGTGTGAGGCTTGTGACATGTTTGTGTGAATTACCTGTTAACTAGAGATAGAGAGCTAGAACAACCTGTGGCCAATCGGATCATTGGAATGGCCGCCGCAGCAGGAGATGAGCTGGGacacagtgacctgtccacttgtgtaaTTGTAGTAATATGTggcaggggcagtgtcatgaagTGAGGAAAGGAATAGAGGCAAGAAGACTGAGCgttatataatggaaggagcagggtcccccgaCAGCACAGAGTAGATGTCGGGCTCCTGTCACACTGCTGCGGGGAGATTAAGTGGTCACACAGCCCTGTTAGAAACAATATTCATAATTCGAACTTAATGGTGTCAGTTTTTCCAGCCAATCATATCTGATCGTTCGAAGGTGACGATTGTGCTGTAGTAAGAGGGAAAGGCATGATTGTAAAGATGTCTTCTCTTCCTCAGATGTGTCCAGACACCAATCAGGTGATCATGAACATCGGCCTCCTGCTCCTTGCTTTCCCAGCGCCACAAGAGGATGCGCAGCTGAGGTGGGTGACCTTGCAGAGCTCTCGTTGCCTCTCTTTTACCTTGTTGGGTCTCGCTGTGACTTATCTGCCTTTTCTTATAGGCCCAAGACTCACCACACCAGCTTAAAAGTGGCCTGGGATCTGCACACCGGCATCTTCAGCACTCTGAGCGTGGGTGACCTGACTGAGGTCAAGGGTCAAACTAGGCAAGTATCCTTCTCCTTACTGTTGTGGAGGACAACCCTTCTATACATCCAAACTACCCCCCCACCCGTCTTTCCAGTCTCTATGTGACTTGTTCTGCTCCCTCAGTGGCAGTGTATGGAGCTCATACCGGAAAAGCTGTGTGGACACCGTGATGAAATGGTTGGTTCCGGAGAGCAGCGCGCGATACGTGAATCGTATGACCAATGAGGCGTTGCATAAAGGTACAGGAACTCTCTAGAGGACTTATTGAAACCGACATTTGGCGACTTGTCGCCACCCAACACTAGAAGCCGTAACGGACTTCTTATAGTCGGCTAAATACTATCTGTGTTTGGTGATCTTGTAGCCAGTAAATAAATTCTTAGTTTTATACAGACCTGTGTGCTAAGTTGGGTCGTGATGCAATCCTGCAGTTCTTGTTAGCTCATTGACCTCTGTTGTTCGATGTGTACACACAATCTTACTACTGTAAAATCCCAATGAATGTCGGGAACCACAGGATAAATGTACGGGTATCCTTCTGCAGTAGAACGAATTCTACTAAGAAGGCAGAACCGTGGTTACAATGATCCTGTCCTcaacacacagcggaggcagacaTTGTCTCCGGTGAACCAGTGTCCATTAACATGCAGCCCATCAGTTCACTGGGACTCAGTGACGTCATCTCCATTGTTTGAAGTCCGCTAACGTTTGCCTCCTCTTCCCATAGGTTGTTCCCTTAAGGTTCTGGCTGACAGTGTACGATACACGTGGATTGTGCTGTAATCTGCCTCCTCCAGGGATATGAATTCTACCTCAGCACAAGCGCCTAGGCGCACCTGGAGATCCTACGGCACTAATCCTGCCATCTAGTTGACCATTCCTGGCCGTACACACCGTGTCAGGAGCCGAGCTGCTCATTCTGCGTAGTGAAGAAAACCCAAATCCGGAAGCAGGATACGTGGTCTCGTCCCATGTGGCATTTACAGCCGCATTGACTGCTGATGGAGATTTTTCACCATAGCGCACAttcttatccttttttttttttttttttttccgtctgTCCTGACAGGAACagagttatttttttaacagcatgtgtatgtatatgtgtgtatatgtgtatatatattaaatgcacCCCTTGTCTTTTTGTTCTGTGTAACTCACTTTTTGTGGAAATAAATCTCGTTTACGTTTTCAGGTGTTGCACTGCTGGGAATCCTACAGCCTGAGCTGCAAAGTATATATAAGAACACAGATCAGAATTATGTCCCTACTTTTTATCCCATTAGTGCAATATGACCCACATTATGTTCAAGCAGGGAACAACCTGCTTGAAGTTGTCCTCATGTCACAGCTTGTTAATGTGTCTgacataagttaaaaaaaaaaagcctaatgGAGAAGTAACATAAATGATCTAACTGTCTTTACACCATGCCTCAAATAACAGAATCAAGCTTGTGTTTAGGGCAATGAAACAGCAGTTAATGGTTGACTATAGCTGTAGTGTAAAGAACTATTCTATGCTTTACCTACCACCAATTGTGCAAACTTGGTGTATGTTAGGTGACCTTGAACCAGGTTGCTCATTAACTAGACCACAACCCAACAGAGAAACAGGATGTACAATGCTCCCTGGCTTCTCAGTAAAGACACAGGTGCCCACAGAATAACATGCCCCCATAGACGGCTTGGGAGAAGGGTATTCTGTGGCTCCACCCATAGTTATGGTGCCCACTGAGATACAAGGACAATGACCAAGTCTTGTCTAACACCGGTTTCTGTGCCCAAGTTCTCGTCGTGGTCTCCGCAATCAAACGTGAGGCATTCTAAGACTGGCCTGAAGCTTCCTTACTTGGGACTATGTTTTAGGTCAGTGTTGGGCACGCTGttactctccagctgttgtggaactacaggtctcagcgtATGTAGTGGCAGGGCGTGTCAATCCAGAAAAGCTTGAGAGCTGCAGCTTGCCCAACTCTGTTTATACATTGGTAAACCAATATAATCCATCACTGCTTCAGCAAGTAACATTGTTCTGTAGAATAGACTGAACATTCCATCCTCTGACCTCATCAACCTGTAGTTCTTCACAAGACGATGGTCACATGATCTCCAGCCCACCGCAGTCATTATAGCAGGAAGTAGAAGGTAATGAGAGATGCGCACAGCTTAATAGCGGAATTTCCTCAAGAATGATATAACCATTCTCTACTTCCACATGTTAAGTCAGGACAAAATAAGGAGGTAAGGGTTGGATCAGCGCTCCCTGTATAATGTAAAGCAGCCACTCGGGAAATAGGATTGGGGTGGATAGATGGGGCGGGGGACGGGATAGATTGCCGGGAGAAGGGTAGCTCAACCCTGATATACAGTTAAGTGGTGTTTCCCTGGGCGCTAATGGGAATTGGAACTGCAACATGAAACATGAACTAAGCACATTTAATTGTAAAAATGAGTTGCAACTCAATTGACAGTAATCAGTGACATGTCAACATGGCTCACAGAGTGAAACACTTGGTTATGCTAAATggataaatattaaacattaaacaaaataaagtccAAATACAAAGTCCTGTGAGAAATAAATTCCCACTGCCAATCCTTGTatggctaaaaaataaaaatatataataatgaatcAGTCCGTGGACAATAGCTGGATAGTAAACAAATTCCTTATTCGAGACCTAGGCAGTAGTGTCCAATGGATGAAGACCCAAAACACGAACCCCAGAAACATCGAGTCATCCGCCTGGCAGCAGGACGCTTTTTGCGTCCCCACGGTAACCAGCTAGAGGCATACACAGAAGTGGATTAGGTATAAGGAAGCTTTTGCAGCTAAGCTGTAGCCCTGAAACCTTCAAGGGTAAGTCCGATTACCAGCCTCAATCTCTGGTCTTCATCCGTTGGACACTACTGCCTAGGTCTCGAATAAGGAATTTGTTTACTATCCAGCTATTGTCCACGGACTgattcattattatatatttttattttttagccatACAAGGATTGGCAGTGGGAATTTATTTCTCACAGGACTTTGTATTTggactttattttgtttaatgtttaatatttatccATTTAGCATAACCAAGTGTTTCACTCTGTGAGCCATGTTGACATGTCACTGATTACTGTCAATTGAGTTGCAACTCATTTTTACAATTAAATGTgcttatttcatgtttcatgttgcAGTTCCAATTCCCATTAGCGCCCAGGGAAACACCACTTAtctggacaaaataagccctgtccCAAAAATGGCCACTGTTTGACAAAACTCTGCCCACTTCAATGTAAGCTCCTTACCCTATTTTAGGTCTGCAAATCGCGACACTTGAGGTATGCTTTTAGTTATTGTAGGTGATGAGTGCTAGTGGGTACACATTTATAGTCATGTTTATGGCGTGTTTATACATGCAGATGTATTGCTTTGTGGTGCTTACAAATGGCATTCTTAGGTTTGTGTTAAAACCTTTTGTTTCAACTGTTGGAGGCTACAGCATTGTGGATATAGAGATTAGGAACGTTAAATAAATTCCATCTATTTTCTAACCAAGTCCCACAGGACAGAATCagagagaaaacaaaatcaagagagaaaaaacaacatttaattgaTTAATTAGAGTGTAAGCTGGGTGGACGCTCAGGGTTCCCCCAATTAACGTAAGAAAAATCCAGTTTTCATCCTCTTGGGGGGCACTGATATCATGGAGCCGAAACAGCCgctaggccagggtttcccaaacccagtcctcagggctccccaacagtgcaggttttccatatctccttgctggagcacaggtgtattcattactgactgacacattgtaacagatccacaggtggtgctaattatgtcacatgtgatccagaaaacctgcactgttggggagccctgaggactgggtttgggaaaccctgcgctAAGCCAAGGCTCCATGCCGCGCTGTCCACTAAACAATGTAGAAGTAGAATTTGCCTTGAAGTTGTAAGGAACAGGTTTTCCTGCCCCAATGTACACATGTTTAATTACAGAAATTGCCCAACGTCTGTATGGATGCAAGTCAAACTTTTGTAAGCATCACAGACAACCAGAAGTTCAGTAGTTTTCTTGTGTCCTTTTACCATGGATTATCAATTCCCTAACAACATCCAATGAGTGAAGAGATCTCTCTTACGCTGAAGATTGTGACCCAATGCCGACATAACAAGGTCCTGATTTAAATGCAGCTTAGAGACCATCTTAACCTGAAAAAATGGTTTCATACAGAGGACggctctatcctcatgaaaaattaGATGGGAAGATTTGTTAGACAGCTCCCTGTTCCAACACCCTCCTAGCTGTGGTAATTGCCAGGAGAAATTCAGTTTTCCATGTGAGAAACTCAAGTGGTTCAAAAGGTAGTTGTTATAATGACATCAACACTAAATTCAAATCCCAAGGGACTATTGGAGGACTGAATGATGGTCTCAAATGCATCACTACTAGTAAGAGTGCCAACCTCTTCTGTAAGAAATGCTTTAATCTTTTATCCAAGGCTTTCTGCGGAAACAAGGAAAAACAGCAGTTTTGGAATTCTTACTCGCACCAAGAAACATATATTGTTGAAACAGGCTTTCTAATTCTGTGCATGGTGCTTACCACCCTGTCAAAGAACCCTTTCTTCCTAAGGATCAAGGCTTTAACTGTCACACCGTTAAAGTCAGATACGCTAAGCTCTGATGGTAAAACGTTCCCAAATTAAAAGATAATTCCATTGTCGAAGATGCCACGGTGGACACACCATCATCCTGACAATGTCTGTGTACCATAACCACCTCGAGCAGTCTGGTTACACAAATAACACCCTGTCCCTTTCTTGTTTACCTTTTTGAGAATTCAATGCGATTATtgtagttccaaagcacaaagatatttaattgcaaaatatagcaggatttacagcaagccattattatgcataaaagttattacaataaagcaggaaagtataaaaacacagaatacattacatttcctcTAGTTCTTTACCTGGGCCCAGGATAAGAGGAGACATGTCTGAGGTCAGGCTAAGAGATCTATCTAGGGGAAGAAGCTTGATTATATCCAGATCCAGtataaaaaaaactactgatgatgtcactatgtacacaaccatcacgtctaggggtcttcatgggctcagggttaatgatgttccagttccCTGCTGGTCATAAGTTAATTcgaaggattcctctgataaggtgtgaccACCTCACCCCCAACAGCTGATCACATGGTGTGTCTAGGGAACTGATTTAAACCAGTTTCCACAAACCTATCAGCTTTCCTAACACAACGTCATTTTGATcattaatcttttatcttccataactaatgatcgcaaagccgaaagtagcggattccagatggtaatgtgcagatttaAATGACACAACATTAttcatttcctatatcctgagccttggatacctttattatattatcatttatgtataaacaatctctaatacattttaccaaTCGATAAATGTGGAttgaaaccttaataaatgtatgttatttacgagtgtaagtgcgaatgtaaatgtgtgttattaatttgtgcgattgcgtcataacacgtggcgtactaatcgtaatcgcacagtaaaacaatattaatcaatttggtttacttcatctaATTATTTGACTCCCACAAAGGGAACCATACTCCCCTGGACCTCAATAGGCTGGCCATGACAGCCATAATCTCTGTGAATAACCAAGGGAAACTGGAAATGGTGTGACCCAGATTTGGACATGCAAGTAAGCGTCCTC
This genomic interval carries:
- the DCAF15 gene encoding DDB1- and CUL4-associated factor 15, which codes for MAPSSKSDRSGSRKWGPRDHVIRQLDRVKITGQLSPRLFRKLPPRLCVSLRNIVDEEFLQKGHVFLGFSKCGRFVLSYTSDVLDDDFSFYSYHLYWWQFQVHSKLRLVRQVRLFQDEEIYSDLFLTVCEWPSDSSKVIVFGFNTSGNGMLMNMMSDENHRDIYISTVSAPPTSPCTDCRESPTGPCLLHSFMLHTKYQVVYPFPTFQPAFQLKKDHVVLLNTSFSLVACAISVHPAGDVNPSRILYSKQNQHDVHTDCSSFSPCASSSSSHSPPPSDHCPSTPPGTPPAVTRAREFVAGIFRRAREASGMEPQDKGERAGPSRQSPPQASDPDSPTWHRPTTEGSARPNSRTEEPSYVNYTRLRYVLEEVTETDQESEYEDDKISLPFLVTDLKGQLLKPLNEKASFQGQHLSVEQLTLDFEYVINEVIRHDASWYQQFCSFSDYDIVILEMCPDTNQVIMNIGLLLLAFPAPQEDAQLRPKTHHTSLKVAWDLHTGIFSTLSVGDLTEVKGQTSGSVWSSYRKSCVDTVMKWLVPESSARYVNRMTNEALHKGCSLKVLADSVRYTWIVL